The following are from one region of the Mustela lutreola isolate mMusLut2 chromosome 9, mMusLut2.pri, whole genome shotgun sequence genome:
- the TXNDC9 gene encoding thioredoxin domain-containing protein 9, producing MEANASVDMFSKVLENQLLQTTKLVEEHLDSEIQKLDQMDEDELERLKEKRLEALRKAQQQKQEWLSKGHGEYREIPSERDFFQEVKESKKVVCHFYRDTTFRCKILDRHLVILSKKHLETKFLKLNVEKAPFLCERLRIKVIPTLALVKDGKTQDYVVGFTDLGNTDDFTTETLEWRLGCSDILNYSGNLMEPPFQSQKKFGTNFTKLEKKTIRGKKYDSDSDDD from the exons ATGGAAGCTAATGCATCTGTTGACATGTTTTCAAAAGTCCTGGAAAATCAGTTGCTTCAGACTACGAAACTAGTAGAAGAACATTTGGATTCTGAAATTCAGAAACTGGATCAGATGGATGAAGATGAATTGGAACGCCTCAAAGAAAAGAGACTTGAGGCACTAAGGAAAGCTCAACAGCAGAAACAA GAGTGGCTTTCAAAAGGACATGGGGAATACAGAGAAATCCCTAGTGAGAGAGACTTTTTTCAAGAAGTCAAGGAGAGTAAAAAAGTGGTTTGCCATTTCTACAGAGACACCACATTCAG GTGTAAAATATTAGACCGACATTTGGTGATACTGTCTAAGAAACATCTTGAGACCAAATTTCTGAAGCTGAATGTGGAAAAGGCACCTTTCCTTTGTGAGAGACTGCGTATCAAAGTCATTCCCACACTAGCACTggtaaaagatggaaaaacacaaGATTATGTTGTTGGATTTACTGACTTAGGAAATACAGATGACTTCACCACAGAAACTTTAGAATGGAGGCTGGGTTGTTCTGATATTCTCAATTACAG tgGAAATTTAATGGAGCCACCATTTCAGAGCCAAAAGAAATTTGGAACAAACTTCACAAAGCTGGAAAAGAAAACTATCCGAGGGAAGAAATATGATTCGGACTCTGATGATGATTAG